A single region of the Oreochromis niloticus isolate F11D_XX linkage group LG19, O_niloticus_UMD_NMBU, whole genome shotgun sequence genome encodes:
- the pls1 gene encoding plastin-1 isoform X3 — protein MDSHVIQISRDDLEDLKDAFNKIDIDNSGYVSEGELQELFKEANFSLPGYKVREILKTFIAGDTNRDGKISFEEFVSIYQDLKSKQISETFKKLVSRRDGIRSFGGTSGNTSEGTQHSYADEEKVAYVNWINNSLAKDPDCQHLLPMNPDDESLFTSVRDGILLCKMINHSQPDTIDERVINTKKLTTFHMRENLILALNSASAIGCTVVSMDAHDLMAGKPHLVLGLLWQVIKIGLFADIDISRNQGLIALLEDGESLEHLMSLSPEETLLRWVNHHLRNAGKETISNFSEDIKDSRAYFHLMDQITSCEEDEFQMKIKIDMSGLNEWDLEKRAELMLQQAAKLDCRQFVTARDVTSGNSKLNILFVANLFNMHPSLKKPQMNGSDLEHIEKTREEKTFCNWMNSLGVSPHVHHLYHDLCDGWVILQLYDKVNVPVDWKKVNRPPYPALGANMKKLENCNYAVDLGRNVARFSLVGIGGVNLNEGSRVHTLGLVWQLMRRYTVQVLSDLGDGERVVDQIILDWVNKMLSQNGKDTQIRSFKDKLISTSLPVIDLIDVIAPGMVKFDVVARGENGVLKEDDKINNASYAISLARKIGARVYALPDDLVEVKPKMVMTVFACLMGHGMKKAKR, from the exons ATGGACAGTCACGTCATACAGATTTCCCGAGATGACTTGGAAGATCTAAAAGACGCCTTCAACAAAATCG ATATTGATAACAGCGGCTATGTGAGTGAAGGGGAGCTACAGGAGCTGTTCAAAGAGGCAAACTTCTCCCTTCCAGGCTACAAGGTGCGAGAGATCTTAAAGACCTTCATTGCTGGAGATACAAACAGAGACGGAAAGATCAGCTTTGAGGAATTTGTCTCT ATCTACCAAGACCTGAAGAGTAAACAGATCAGtgagacatttaaaaaacttgTATCACGGAGGGATGGGATTCGTTCTTTTGGAGGAACATCAGGGAACACCAGCGAGGGAACCCAGCATTCCTACGCTG ATGAGGAGAAGGTGGCTTATGTAAACTGGATCAACAACTCTTTGGCAAAAGATCCAGACTGCCAACATCTGCTGCCCATGAACCCTGATGATGAAAGCCTCTTCACCTCCGTCCGCGATGGCATCCTCTTATG cAAGATGATCAACCATTCTCAGCCAGACACGATTGATGAAAGAGTCATCAACACTAAGAAACTTACCACCTTTCATATGAGA gagAATCTGATCTTGGCCCTGAATTCAGCCTCAGCTATTGGGTGCACGGTGGTGAGCATGGATGCCCATGACTTGATGGCTGGAAAACCCCACCTGGTTCTGGGATTGCTCTGGCAGGTTATCAAGATTGGCCTCTTTGCTGACATAGACATCAGCAGGAACCAAG GTCTGATTGCCCTTCTAGAAGATGGAGAATCACTGGAGCACCTAATGTCTCTCTCCCCTGAGGAGACGCTGCTCCGCTGGGTCAACCATCATCTACGCAACGCAGGAAAGGAAACAATCAGCAACTTCAGCGAAGACATCAAG GACTCGCGGGCCTACTTCCACCTGATGGATCAGATCACTTCCTGTGAGGAGGATGAATTCcaaatgaagataaaaattGACATGAGCGGCCTCAAT GAGTGGGATTTGGAGAAAAGGGCTGAGCTGATGCTGCAGCAGGCAGCCAAACTGGACTGCAGGCAGTTTGTTACTGCTCGTGATGTCACATCTGGAAACAGCAAACTGAACATCCTCTTTGTGGCCAACCTGTTCAACATGCACCCCAGTCTGAAGAAGCCCCAGATGAACGGAAGCGATTTAGAGCACATAGAGA AGaccagagaagaaaaaacattttgcaaCTGGATGAACTCTCTGGGTGTTTCTCCACATGTGCACCATCTTTACCA TGACCTGTGTGACGGCTGGGTGATTCTGCAGCTTTATGATAAGGTCAATGTGCCTGTGGACTGGAAGAAAGTCAACCGCCCTCCTTATCCTGCGCTGGGGGCCAATATGAAGAAG CTGGAAAACTGTAACTATGCTGTGGACCTGGGCAGGAATGTTGCCCGCTTCTCCCTGGTTGGAATTGGAGGAGTAAATCTAAACGAGGGGAGTCGTGTACACACCTTAGGGCTGGTCTGGCAGCTGATGAGGAG GTACACAGTTCAGGTTTTGTCCGATTTGGGTGATGGAGAGAGGGTGGTAGATCAAATCATCCTGGACTGGGTCAACAAGATGCTGAGCCAGAATGGAAAGGACACACAAATCCGCAGCTTCAAG GATAAGCTGATCAGCACCAGCCTGCCAGTGATTGACCTGATTGATGTAATCGCTCCGGGGATGGTCAAGTTCGACGTGGTGGCAAGAGGAGAAAATGGAGTGTTGAAGGAAGACGATAAAATCAACAATGccag TTATGCAATTTCATTGGCTCGTAAGATTGGCGCTCGTGTCTACGCTCTGCCTGATGATCTGGTGGAGGTCAAACCCAAGATGGTGATGACTGTGTTTGCCTGCCTCATGGGGCATGGTATGAAGAAAGCCAAACGCTGA